A region from the Solibacillus sp. FSL H8-0523 genome encodes:
- a CDS encoding ABC transporter ATP-binding protein: MLKIFSYLQKKEWGLVAISIVFIVVQVWLDLKLPDYMAEITMLIQTEGTAVSDLIAPGSYMLLCAIGSMIAAIIVGYFAAQVAAGLARRLRGQVFEKTLSFSMAEMNHFSTPSLITRSTNDITQVQMLIAMGLQVVIKAPILAIWAITKIANKNLEWTAATGVAVLVLILLITVVIIFAIPKFRIIQTLTDNLNRVTRENLTGIRVVRAYNAEGYQQGKFDDANKELMDTNLYAMRLMALIFPTMGLIMSGLSLSIYWIGAFLIHEANAMDRLPLFSNMVVFTSYAMQVVMAFMMVSMIFVMLPRAAVSAKRILEVLNMKNTILDGRVKAGNGAGTVEFRNVGFKYPGAEEAVLDGVTFSAKKGETIAFIGSTGSGKTTILNLIPRLYDVSSGEVLLDGVNVKDYKQAALREKIGYVSQSAVLFSGSVASNVSYSDETPVTERVKQAVAIAQGQEFVEKLDGSYEGAIAQGGKNVSGGQKQRLSIARAIYHQPDIYLFDDSFSALDYKTDRELRHALKDETRDAITFIVAQRIGTIKEADQIVVLEHGRIVGKGTHEELMKTCDTYQEIAYSQLSKEELGDE; encoded by the coding sequence ATGCTAAAAATCTTTTCGTATTTACAGAAAAAAGAATGGGGATTAGTTGCAATTAGTATCGTATTCATCGTCGTGCAAGTGTGGCTCGATTTAAAGCTACCGGACTATATGGCGGAAATTACGATGCTTATTCAAACGGAGGGTACGGCGGTGTCTGACCTAATCGCACCGGGGAGCTATATGTTACTGTGTGCGATTGGTAGCATGATCGCGGCGATTATTGTCGGCTATTTTGCCGCACAGGTAGCAGCGGGCCTCGCACGAAGGTTGCGCGGGCAAGTATTTGAAAAAACGCTGTCATTTTCAATGGCGGAGATGAATCATTTTTCAACGCCGAGCTTAATTACGCGCTCGACAAATGATATTACACAGGTGCAAATGCTGATTGCGATGGGCTTACAGGTCGTGATTAAAGCACCGATTTTAGCGATTTGGGCGATTACGAAAATTGCCAATAAAAACTTAGAGTGGACGGCCGCAACAGGGGTAGCGGTATTGGTGCTCATTTTACTGATTACAGTTGTTATTATTTTTGCGATTCCGAAATTCCGTATTATTCAAACGCTAACGGATAATTTAAACCGCGTGACGCGTGAAAACTTAACCGGGATTCGTGTGGTGCGTGCGTATAATGCAGAAGGCTACCAGCAGGGGAAGTTTGACGATGCTAACAAAGAGTTAATGGATACAAACCTGTATGCGATGCGCTTAATGGCCCTCATTTTCCCGACAATGGGGCTCATTATGTCCGGTCTCTCTTTATCGATTTACTGGATTGGCGCGTTTTTAATTCATGAGGCGAATGCGATGGATAGATTGCCATTGTTTTCAAACATGGTCGTATTTACGTCGTATGCGATGCAGGTTGTGATGGCGTTTATGATGGTTAGTATGATTTTTGTAATGCTGCCACGTGCGGCTGTTTCAGCAAAGCGTATTTTAGAAGTGCTGAACATGAAAAATACGATTTTAGATGGCCGCGTAAAGGCGGGGAACGGTGCGGGGACGGTGGAATTCCGCAATGTTGGCTTTAAATACCCAGGTGCGGAGGAAGCGGTTTTAGACGGAGTTACGTTTAGCGCGAAAAAGGGCGAGACGATTGCCTTTATCGGTTCGACGGGTAGCGGGAAAACGACGATATTAAATTTAATTCCGCGCTTATATGATGTGTCGTCAGGTGAGGTGCTTTTAGACGGAGTGAATGTCAAAGATTACAAGCAAGCAGCACTGCGTGAAAAAATCGGCTATGTGTCACAGTCTGCGGTGCTCTTTAGTGGTTCGGTCGCGTCCAATGTGTCGTATAGCGACGAAACACCGGTAACAGAGCGCGTGAAACAGGCGGTTGCCATTGCACAAGGGCAAGAGTTTGTGGAAAAGCTAGATGGAAGTTACGAAGGTGCAATTGCACAAGGCGGCAAAAACGTGTCAGGTGGACAAAAGCAGCGGTTATCGATTGCTCGTGCGATTTATCATCAGCCAGACATTTATTTATTCGACGATTCGTTCTCGGCGCTTGATTATAAAACCGACCGCGAGTTACGCCATGCGTTAAAGGATGAAACGAGAGATGCGATTACGTTCATCGTCGCACAGCGCATCGGCACGATTAAAGAAGCAGATCAAATCGTTGTACTTGAGCACGGGCGCATTGTCGGGAAGGGCACACATGAAGAACTGATGAAGACATGTGACACATACCAAGAAATCGCGTATTCACAGCTTTCGAAGGAGGAATTAGGCGATGAATAG
- a CDS encoding N-acetylmuramoyl-L-alanine amidase, which yields MNQKLITLVVAVFLVCTLAVSQASARVVFVDVATTDDTYDEIQYLIDLGAIRGYEEKGKTYYKPKTHVTRGHAAKMAVIAAGKGPLKVSKSSYSDVAVGTEISTYVERAKELGLFTTTSNKFLPNEPLTREEMSHVLAKAFNLDASKYKGLDMMFPDVSATSTYASFIKAIYYNGITNGSDGKYLPKNAVTRAQFASFIARAKSDDFRLPLPNVPEKVDTAQVMGLVSVTTDGLNVRTAPSTSSAVLGSVNTGGKLSVYEIEGSWLKVSYKGQYAYISKAYAKFLVQDGSSLGAVKKTVTANDIINLYYKPTSSSKKITQVSNGTVLSVYKEESGYYLTTVNGIPGYIVKSATTDVAVEKPEPQPEPDHGDDVIVTNTVGKVTIGGLNMRESASSSSKSLKTLAKGKVISVHSITGYWAKVTADGVTGYVHKSYIKLMNTSGSAVKGRIIVLDPGHGGKDPGAVNTGHSEKAIVLKVSNLVKQKLEKAGAKVVMTRTGDTYPTLPERVKFTNDNYGEMYVSVHVNAATATSAKGTETFYSVSTGDQHEEDKKLATYINNEIVNNADMKNRGVKQADYYVIKNMMIPSVLVELGFLSNSDDRAKLINDKYVEIFADSIYQGIIDYYGN from the coding sequence ATGAATCAAAAATTGATTACATTGGTTGTTGCAGTATTTCTCGTTTGTACACTAGCTGTTTCACAAGCGTCAGCTAGAGTTGTGTTTGTAGATGTTGCGACAACCGATGACACGTATGATGAAATTCAATATTTAATTGACCTTGGAGCGATTCGAGGCTATGAGGAAAAGGGCAAGACCTATTATAAGCCAAAAACTCATGTGACGCGTGGACATGCTGCCAAAATGGCGGTTATCGCTGCCGGCAAAGGTCCTCTGAAGGTTAGTAAATCGTCTTACTCAGACGTAGCAGTCGGTACAGAAATCTCTACCTATGTAGAGCGCGCGAAAGAGCTTGGGTTGTTTACTACAACATCAAACAAGTTCTTACCAAACGAACCACTTACGCGTGAGGAAATGAGTCACGTTTTAGCAAAGGCGTTTAATTTAGATGCAAGTAAGTATAAGGGTTTAGACATGATGTTCCCGGACGTCAGTGCAACGAGTACATATGCTTCTTTTATTAAGGCAATCTATTATAATGGTATAACTAATGGTAGTGATGGCAAGTATTTGCCGAAAAATGCGGTAACACGTGCGCAGTTCGCTTCATTTATCGCTCGTGCGAAAAGTGATGACTTCCGCTTACCATTACCGAACGTTCCAGAAAAGGTCGATACAGCACAGGTAATGGGGTTAGTATCAGTCACAACGGATGGTTTAAACGTTCGTACAGCACCATCTACATCAAGTGCGGTTCTTGGCTCGGTAAATACAGGTGGTAAATTATCGGTTTACGAAATTGAAGGTAGCTGGTTAAAGGTTTCGTACAAAGGCCAGTATGCCTATATTAGTAAAGCGTATGCGAAATTTTTAGTTCAGGATGGAAGTTCTTTAGGTGCTGTGAAAAAAACGGTAACGGCGAACGACATCATTAATTTATATTACAAACCAACATCTTCATCGAAAAAAATTACACAAGTTTCTAATGGCACAGTGCTTTCTGTTTATAAAGAAGAAAGCGGCTATTATTTAACAACAGTAAATGGGATCCCAGGCTACATTGTGAAATCCGCGACAACGGATGTGGCAGTTGAAAAGCCGGAGCCACAACCAGAACCAGATCACGGGGATGATGTGATCGTAACGAATACGGTCGGAAAAGTGACGATTGGCGGCTTAAATATGCGTGAATCGGCATCATCTAGCTCAAAATCGTTAAAGACGTTAGCAAAAGGCAAAGTGATTTCGGTGCACTCGATTACAGGCTACTGGGCGAAAGTAACGGCTGATGGGGTGACGGGCTATGTACATAAATCGTACATTAAGCTTATGAACACATCAGGTAGTGCTGTAAAAGGACGTATTATCGTGCTTGATCCAGGCCACGGTGGGAAAGATCCAGGTGCTGTGAATACAGGTCATTCGGAAAAAGCTATCGTTTTAAAGGTGTCTAACCTAGTGAAGCAAAAGCTTGAAAAGGCTGGTGCAAAAGTGGTAATGACGCGTACGGGTGATACGTACCCTACGTTACCAGAGCGTGTTAAATTTACAAATGACAATTACGGTGAAATGTACGTAAGTGTCCATGTAAATGCGGCGACAGCTACAAGTGCAAAAGGTACTGAGACATTCTACAGTGTGTCAACGGGTGATCAGCACGAGGAAGATAAGAAACTAGCGACATACATTAACAACGAGATTGTTAACAATGCGGATATGAAAAACCGCGGTGTGAAGCAAGCAGATTATTATGTTATCAAAAACATGATGATTCCATCGGTGTTAGTCGAGCTAGGCTTCCTATCAAATTCTGATGACCGCGCAAAATTAATTAACGACAAATACGTAGAGATTTTTGCCGATTCGATTTATCAAGGCATTATCGATTACTACGGAAATTAA
- a CDS encoding phosphoribosyltransferase family protein codes for MNYSVLHTYEANVTTVENPYNFEQQQLFDMALRINKKRRFLFVSKILGKHLAVDPAIPLLTSHLLSYRFMAQRFTQDDAFAEQVSTAIQTKQKLQEVMSASRAQKLIPPTPLTIIGFAETATALGHGFFEKFAGDVQFVHTTREHLVEVAPVICFEEEHSHASSHRVYADESIFLRQAEVVLVDDEMTTGKTNGNIIRQMHETYPHLTSFTLVTILDFRTDAAREAMQKMADELGITIKCVSLFTGAFQIEETGELFTETVPSDTETTFAMKDYGFEALLQDALIKEPSYSEGHHITYANYYRDSGRFALNVDRQQQLDGNVVQMAEALQKKRSNGPCLVLGTGEFMYVPMSIAAHMGDEVYSHATTRSPIYAHEQSLIYNKLTFPSAEFPGVTNFLYNIPASTYADIFIIFERILDREAAEQLAAKLQGFAQTIHVVTLGGVADAIST; via the coding sequence ATGAACTATAGCGTCTTACATACATATGAAGCGAACGTAACAACTGTTGAAAACCCGTACAACTTCGAGCAACAGCAGCTCTTTGATATGGCACTCCGTATTAATAAAAAACGTCGATTTTTATTTGTAAGTAAAATACTTGGCAAGCATTTAGCGGTAGACCCAGCGATTCCGCTCTTAACAAGTCATCTGCTTAGCTATCGTTTTATGGCACAACGTTTTACACAGGATGATGCATTTGCCGAGCAAGTGAGTACAGCGATTCAAACCAAGCAGAAGCTTCAGGAAGTAATGTCGGCATCACGTGCACAAAAGCTAATTCCACCAACCCCATTAACAATTATTGGCTTTGCCGAAACAGCGACAGCACTAGGGCATGGCTTTTTTGAAAAGTTTGCGGGGGATGTGCAGTTTGTGCATACAACGCGCGAGCATTTAGTGGAGGTTGCACCGGTTATTTGCTTTGAAGAGGAGCACTCGCATGCTTCAAGTCATCGGGTCTATGCAGATGAAAGCATCTTCCTGCGTCAAGCAGAGGTCGTGCTTGTCGATGATGAAATGACAACGGGTAAGACGAATGGCAATATTATTCGTCAAATGCATGAAACGTACCCGCATTTAACGAGCTTTACACTCGTGACGATTTTAGATTTTCGAACGGATGCTGCCCGTGAAGCGATGCAGAAAATGGCGGATGAACTTGGCATTACGATCAAGTGTGTGTCGCTCTTTACGGGTGCATTTCAAATAGAAGAAACCGGGGAGCTTTTTACAGAAACTGTGCCAAGTGATACGGAAACAACGTTCGCCATGAAGGATTACGGCTTTGAAGCGTTGTTACAAGATGCGTTGATAAAAGAGCCGAGCTATAGTGAAGGACATCACATTACGTACGCGAATTATTACCGTGACAGCGGTCGTTTTGCACTGAACGTTGATCGACAGCAGCAACTTGACGGCAATGTCGTACAAATGGCGGAAGCGTTACAAAAGAAGCGCTCGAATGGACCTTGTTTAGTACTTGGAACGGGGGAGTTTATGTATGTGCCAATGTCAATCGCCGCGCATATGGGAGATGAGGTATACTCTCATGCGACGACACGTAGCCCGATTTATGCACATGAACAGTCCCTTATTTACAATAAATTGACGTTTCCAAGTGCAGAATTTCCTGGTGTGACGAACTTTTTATACAACATTCCAGCAAGTACCTATGCGGATATTTTTATCATTTTTGAACGAATACTGGACCGCGAAGCAGCCGAACAATTAGCTGCAAAGCTTCAAGGCTTTGCGCAAACGATTCATGTTGTCACTTTAGGAGGTGTTGCGGATGCAATTTCAACCTGA
- a CDS encoding stalk domain-containing protein: MSMKKIAPIALSALLLGSVAAYAEQPATEGVQETMKQSAFVQQTGKVTAVENFGEGKLFVVDHEDNLFHFYVDEKTLVFDNTGKEVDIKVGDTISLSVYANQPMIMIYPPRYTPPVVIVQTEEAGFVKVDQFDADHLSVDGELKLNVSDKTVIVNAKGEKVAASELKNHSAIVFYGPTTRSLPPQTAPTKIVVFPTLEDFYAEPAPDMDSEIAKIIGDDFKELDGQKMVPLRKVAEGLGFNVAATKNGAIISKGALSYTITRGETKYGHNRALRQFEVAPQLLEQYKTYVEYSFALELLK; the protein is encoded by the coding sequence ATGTCAATGAAAAAAATCGCACCAATCGCGCTATCCGCATTACTACTAGGGTCTGTGGCAGCGTATGCAGAACAGCCAGCAACTGAAGGAGTGCAAGAAACGATGAAACAATCCGCTTTTGTACAGCAAACAGGAAAAGTAACAGCAGTTGAAAACTTCGGAGAGGGCAAGTTATTTGTTGTCGATCACGAAGACAATCTGTTCCATTTTTATGTAGATGAAAAAACGTTGGTATTTGATAATACAGGTAAAGAGGTAGACATCAAAGTGGGCGATACAATTTCGCTTTCTGTTTATGCCAATCAGCCGATGATTATGATTTACCCACCGCGCTACACACCACCTGTAGTCATTGTACAAACGGAAGAAGCAGGCTTTGTGAAGGTAGATCAATTTGATGCAGATCATTTAAGCGTTGACGGCGAATTAAAGCTGAATGTAAGCGATAAGACCGTGATTGTAAATGCTAAAGGTGAAAAGGTGGCAGCAAGTGAACTGAAAAACCATAGCGCTATCGTATTTTACGGCCCAACAACGAGAAGCTTACCACCACAAACAGCACCAACAAAAATCGTAGTGTTCCCGACATTAGAAGACTTCTATGCGGAACCAGCACCAGACATGGACTCAGAAATCGCGAAAATTATCGGGGATGACTTTAAAGAACTAGATGGTCAAAAAATGGTTCCACTACGTAAAGTTGCGGAAGGATTAGGCTTCAATGTCGCAGCAACTAAAAATGGCGCGATTATCTCAAAAGGTGCATTATCGTATACGATTACGCGCGGAGAGACAAAGTACGGCCATAACAGAGCCTTACGTCAATTCGAAGTGGCGCCACAATTACTGGAGCAATATAAAACGTATGTTGAGTATAGCTTCGCGTTAGAGCTTTTAAAATAA
- a CDS encoding EamA family transporter, protein MKNKRMIGFMLVVSGCFFWGIGGTVAQQLFAQGIEVSWLVSTRLLIAGTLLLLTQAVFKDRTQILAIWREKYSATRLVIFALVGMLAVQYTYMASIKEGNAAVATLLQYLAPVMIIMWVVLRGQAKFTKKDAVTIVLALGGSFLLLTNGSLSALAVPLPAIIWGLLSGVTLAFYTLYAIPLLMRFDSLVVVGWAMVIAGVAMSFVKAPWDVDLSTFTATTYIYLVIVIIFGTMLAFWFYIESLQTLTAKETSLLGNIEPLTAVLATVLWLQEPFGTFQWFGTSLILIMMIYIALKAEKKQNLS, encoded by the coding sequence ATGAAAAATAAACGAATGATTGGCTTTATGCTCGTTGTGTCGGGCTGTTTCTTTTGGGGCATCGGCGGAACCGTCGCCCAGCAGCTATTCGCACAGGGCATCGAAGTAAGCTGGCTTGTATCAACACGTCTACTCATCGCGGGGACATTACTACTACTAACTCAAGCCGTATTTAAGGACCGCACACAAATCCTTGCTATTTGGCGTGAAAAATACAGTGCAACGCGCCTTGTGATTTTCGCACTTGTTGGCATGCTGGCGGTGCAATATACATATATGGCGTCGATTAAAGAAGGAAACGCCGCTGTGGCAACCTTGTTGCAATATTTAGCACCGGTCATGATTATTATGTGGGTAGTACTGCGCGGACAAGCCAAGTTCACAAAAAAAGATGCCGTCACCATTGTACTGGCACTTGGCGGGAGTTTCTTATTATTAACGAATGGCTCCCTTTCCGCACTTGCGGTTCCACTACCAGCAATTATTTGGGGGCTTTTATCTGGGGTAACGCTCGCATTTTACACGCTGTATGCGATTCCACTATTAATGCGCTTTGACTCACTTGTCGTTGTTGGCTGGGCCATGGTCATCGCGGGCGTTGCGATGAGCTTTGTGAAAGCACCGTGGGACGTTGATTTATCAACATTCACGGCAACGACTTACATCTATTTAGTCATCGTCATTATTTTTGGGACAATGCTTGCCTTTTGGTTTTACATCGAAAGTTTGCAAACCTTAACGGCAAAAGAAACGAGCTTACTTGGTAATATCGAGCCGTTAACCGCTGTACTCGCAACCGTTTTGTGGCTACAAGAACCATTCGGCACATTCCAGTGGTTCGGGACGTCGCTCATTTTAATCATGATGATTTATATTGCGCTCAAGGCTGAGAAAAAGCAGAATTTGTCCTAG
- a CDS encoding N-acetylmuramoyl-L-alanine amidase yields the protein MLTISAGHFGKGTGAVGFMDEGSEIVAVVSALQARFRTSPVKAQFIIDGSSKNQAQNLRYLVTAHNKTQRELDVSIHFNASGDTREAGIGTEVLYVNSKMEGFAANMSAAIATAGGFKDRGAKHRTNLALLNGTVKPAIIIEVCFVNSKTDVANYAKNKEEIIETIAMTLESYFGKPAAISSPALNEKVQAIFNDKASVRAQLEQGIKDGAFQQVWLGKFERGELTFIDYLALTTLQFQKI from the coding sequence ATGTTAACGATTAGTGCAGGGCATTTTGGGAAGGGCACGGGTGCAGTAGGTTTTATGGATGAAGGAAGTGAGATAGTCGCTGTTGTAAGCGCCTTGCAAGCTCGCTTTCGAACAAGCCCGGTGAAGGCTCAATTCATTATCGATGGGAGCTCGAAAAATCAGGCGCAAAATTTACGCTATTTGGTCACTGCGCATAATAAAACCCAGCGCGAGCTCGATGTGAGTATTCATTTTAACGCAAGTGGGGACACGCGTGAGGCGGGCATTGGGACTGAGGTATTGTATGTAAACTCGAAGATGGAAGGCTTTGCGGCGAACATGAGTGCAGCAATTGCAACAGCAGGAGGCTTTAAAGACCGAGGCGCTAAACATCGTACGAATTTAGCGCTGTTAAATGGTACGGTAAAGCCGGCGATCATAATCGAAGTTTGTTTTGTTAATTCGAAAACGGATGTGGCAAACTATGCAAAAAATAAAGAGGAAATTATTGAAACCATTGCAATGACATTGGAAAGTTATTTTGGAAAACCAGCTGCGATTTCAAGTCCCGCATTAAATGAAAAAGTACAAGCCATTTTTAACGATAAAGCTAGTGTACGAGCCCAGCTGGAGCAAGGTATTAAGGACGGTGCATTTCAGCAAGTATGGCTTGGGAAATTTGAACGTGGGGAACTGACTTTTATCGATTATTTAGCGCTCACGACATTACAATTTCAAAAAATTTAA
- a CDS encoding cysteine protease StiP family protein, translating into MQFQPDALGSYAPDDVTFLLRDLSHVNLELATEEREVSIQSGKRHYSEMLPIEFQPDEDYMALYNQILAQHAKKVASCVAIVAEKMAAYRGVNDLVLVSLARAGTPVGVLLKRYFHTFYGVNVPHYSVSIIRGRGIDETALRYILQHHPHAKVQFVDGWTGKGAITKELDQSITTWNQNEDIKLDAYLAVLADPGHCAHFYGTQEDFLIPSACLNSTVSGLVSRTVLNDAFLETGDFHGAKYYRELEPFDVSTSYIEAIVAHYSDDLIQEAKLAMKTTPVLVIPSWQGLDTIKEIQQQFDIQTINHIKPGVGETTRVLLRRVPWKILVNPHATQNLAHILLLAKKRGVAVESYEQMPYACCGLIKDLTR; encoded by the coding sequence ATGCAATTTCAACCTGATGCGTTAGGAAGTTATGCGCCAGATGATGTCACATTTTTATTACGTGATTTAAGCCATGTTAACCTTGAGCTAGCCACAGAGGAACGAGAAGTGAGCATTCAGTCTGGGAAACGGCATTACTCGGAAATGCTGCCAATTGAGTTTCAGCCAGATGAGGACTATATGGCGTTGTACAATCAAATTTTAGCGCAGCATGCCAAAAAAGTGGCCTCCTGTGTAGCGATTGTCGCAGAGAAAATGGCGGCTTACCGCGGTGTCAATGATCTTGTACTTGTTAGTTTAGCGCGCGCGGGGACGCCAGTTGGAGTATTACTGAAGCGTTACTTCCATACCTTTTACGGTGTGAATGTGCCACACTATTCTGTGTCGATCATTCGCGGCCGTGGGATCGATGAAACGGCGCTTCGCTACATTTTACAGCATCATCCCCATGCGAAGGTGCAATTCGTCGATGGCTGGACGGGCAAAGGTGCGATTACGAAGGAGCTAGATCAATCGATTACCACTTGGAATCAGAACGAGGATATTAAGCTCGATGCGTATTTAGCGGTACTTGCTGATCCTGGGCATTGTGCACATTTTTACGGCACACAGGAGGATTTTTTAATTCCATCGGCGTGCTTAAATTCAACGGTATCGGGTTTGGTGAGCCGTACGGTGTTGAATGACGCATTTCTTGAAACGGGTGATTTTCACGGAGCAAAATATTACCGTGAATTAGAACCGTTTGACGTATCAACTTCTTATATTGAGGCCATTGTCGCGCATTATTCAGACGACCTTATTCAAGAAGCTAAGCTGGCAATGAAAACGACGCCAGTTTTAGTCATTCCGAGCTGGCAGGGCTTAGACACGATTAAGGAAATACAACAGCAATTTGATATACAAACTATTAACCACATTAAGCCAGGAGTTGGCGAAACGACGCGTGTATTACTGCGCCGTGTCCCGTGGAAGATATTGGTGAATCCACATGCAACACAAAATTTGGCGCATATTCTATTACTAGCAAAAAAGCGCGGCGTAGCGGTAGAAAGCTATGAACAGATGCCTTATGCGTGCTGTGGGTTAATTAAGGATTTGACGCGATGA
- a CDS encoding toxic anion resistance protein, with translation MMTNPLFDDLDKKVEPQPQVQPQPEPQQQMVPVEQVQPLVSQQELSQIRKRQDALKQEPQVQTLAQRIDPKNQIAILEFGKETAKGISTFSDRMLATIKQSDLEKSTKLIMNLNKVMNRFDPKDFAEEQPKGGFLKRLFTKGKVQLETILSKYDTMNKEVDQIYTEIQKYEIEMKRNTVQLEQMYDENLDYFKQLSEHVAAIDIKVEELNAKVPTLSVQAEQGNQMAIMELESTKRAIELLQQRGYDLEMAQQVSFQSAPQIRLMQQGNNHLIGKINSAFVTTIPIFKQGLIHAVTIQRQKLVSDSMAELDKRTNEMLVRNAENVRQNSVDIARQAGNPSIKIETIEQTWQTIMAGIEETKQIQAQTVRDREEGRGRIEQLQLQYEKLKSM, from the coding sequence ATCATGACAAATCCATTATTTGATGATTTAGATAAAAAAGTAGAACCACAACCACAAGTTCAACCGCAACCAGAGCCACAGCAACAAATGGTCCCAGTTGAACAAGTGCAACCGCTCGTTTCACAACAGGAGCTGTCACAAATTCGTAAGCGCCAAGACGCGTTAAAGCAGGAGCCACAAGTGCAGACGCTTGCGCAGCGCATTGACCCGAAAAATCAAATTGCAATTTTAGAATTCGGGAAGGAAACGGCAAAGGGCATCTCGACGTTTTCAGACCGTATGCTGGCAACGATTAAGCAAAGTGATCTCGAAAAATCAACGAAGCTGATCATGAATTTAAACAAAGTCATGAATCGTTTTGACCCGAAAGACTTTGCCGAAGAGCAGCCAAAAGGTGGCTTTTTAAAGCGTTTATTTACAAAGGGTAAAGTACAGCTCGAAACGATTTTATCGAAGTATGACACGATGAATAAAGAAGTTGACCAAATTTATACAGAAATTCAAAAGTACGAAATCGAAATGAAACGCAACACCGTGCAGCTTGAGCAAATGTATGATGAAAATTTAGATTACTTTAAGCAGCTAAGTGAGCATGTCGCTGCGATTGACATTAAAGTAGAAGAACTAAACGCGAAAGTCCCAACATTAAGCGTACAGGCCGAGCAAGGCAACCAAATGGCGATTATGGAGCTTGAATCAACAAAGCGTGCGATTGAATTACTACAGCAGCGCGGCTATGATTTAGAAATGGCGCAGCAAGTATCATTCCAATCTGCACCACAAATCCGCCTTATGCAACAAGGGAACAACCATCTGATTGGTAAAATTAACTCGGCATTCGTAACAACGATTCCGATTTTCAAGCAAGGTTTAATCCATGCAGTAACCATTCAACGTCAAAAGTTGGTATCGGATTCGATGGCAGAGCTTGATAAACGTACGAATGAAATGCTTGTGCGTAATGCAGAAAATGTCCGCCAAAATTCGGTCGATATTGCGCGTCAAGCCGGCAATCCAAGCATCAAAATCGAAACAATCGAGCAGACATGGCAGACAATTATGGCAGGGATTGAGGAAACGAAGCAAATTCAAGCGCAAACAGTTCGTGACCGTGAAGAGGGCCGTGGACGTATCGAGCAGTTACAGCTTCAGTATGAAAAATTGAAGTCGATGTAA